A window of Hippoglossus stenolepis isolate QCI-W04-F060 chromosome 18, HSTE1.2, whole genome shotgun sequence contains these coding sequences:
- the LOC118125694 gene encoding MOB kinase activator 1B: MSFLFGNRSSKTFKPKKNIPEGSHQYELLKHAEATLGSGNLRMAVMLPEGEDLNEWVAVNTVDFFNQINMLYGTITDFCTEESCPVMSAGPKYEYHWADGTNIKKPIKCSAPKYIDYLMTWVQDQLDDETLFPSKIGVPFKRNFMSVAKTILKRLFRVYAHIYHQHFDSVMQLQEEAHLNTSFKHFIFFVQEFNLIDRKELVPLQELIEKLTTKDR; encoded by the exons ATGAGCTTTCTTTT tggaaaccgctCATCCAAGACGTTCAAGCCCAAGAAGAATATCCCGGAGGGTTCTCATCAGTACGAGCTGTTGAAACATGCAGAGGCTACACTGGGAAGTGGAAACCTGCGCATGGCAGTCATGTTGCCCGAGGGCGAAGACTTAAATGAATGGGTCGCAGTCAACA CTGTGGATTTCTTCAACCAGATCAACATGCTGTATGGTACCATCACAGACTTTTGCACAGAGGAAAGCTGCCCAGTCATGTCTGCTGGTCCTAA GTACGAGTACCACTGGGCAGATGGAACTAACATCAAGAAGCCCATCAAGTGTTCCGCTCCTAAGTATATTGATTACCTCATGACCTGGGTGCAAGACCAGCTTGACGATGAGACACTTTTCCCTTCAAAGATCG GTGTCCCCTTCAAGCGAAACTTCATGTCCGTGGCGAAGACCATTCTCAAGCGTCTGTTCAGAGTCTACGCCCACATCTACCACCAGCACTTTGATTCTGtcatgcagctgcaggaggaggcccACCTCAACACGTCATTCAAAcacttcatcttttttgttCAG gAGTTCAACCTCATTGACAGGAAAGAGCTGGTCCCACTACAGGAGCTGATTGAAAAACTGACAACCAAGGACAGATAA